A region from the Caloenas nicobarica isolate bCalNic1 chromosome 11, bCalNic1.hap1, whole genome shotgun sequence genome encodes:
- the MUSTN1 gene encoding musculoskeletal embryonic nuclear protein 1 codes for MSQPAPVKKKRPPVKEEDLKGARGNLSKNQEIKSKTYQVMKQCEQMGSAAPSIFSRDRTGGETVFEKPKEEPAKSVFG; via the exons CCAGCCCCTGTGAAAAAGAAGCGTCCCCCTGTGAAGGAAGAAGACCTCAAAGGAGCCAGAGGAAACCTTTCCAAAAACCAGGAAATTAAATCCAAAACCTACCAAGTGATGAAGCAGTGTG aacAAATGGGCTCTGCAGCACCCTCCATATTCAGCCGGGATCGGACAGGGGGTGAAACAGTCTTTGAGAAACCGAAAGAGGAGCCGGCCAAGAGCGTCTTTGGCTGA